Proteins encoded together in one Lathyrus oleraceus cultivar Zhongwan6 chromosome 5, CAAS_Psat_ZW6_1.0, whole genome shotgun sequence window:
- the LOC127080046 gene encoding citrate-binding protein: MTMLPSLHLILLPLIIYQTTSFASAVDPTQGFTQLPLDNSNFQIQKPYDVSVNQRYAFTNGVHKFWIYPTDKPFMSGSNTQPRTEIRITGYDYTSGIWQFEGYGYVPSGTSGVCIMQVFGGSSTATTSQLRVYDGSLTYYRSPVLSANIYNRWFRVNAIHDVGANNVKIYIDGDLKYNGDGRGAGTHYFKIGVYVQNDPSGYMESRWRDMKVFKK, from the exons ATGACAATGTTACCAAGTCTGCACCTCATCCTTCTCCCATTAATCATCTATCAAACCACCTCCTTTGCCTCTGCGGTTGATCCCACACAAGGTTTCACCCAACTTCCATTAGACAACTCAAACTTCCAAATTCAAAAGCCTTACGACGTCTCAGTAAACCAACGTTACGCCTTTACAAATGGAGTCCACAAATTCTGGATATACCCTACAGACAAGCCTTTCATGTCTGGCAGTAACACACAACCACGAACAGAGATTCGAATCACT GGATACGATTATACATCTGGTATATGGCAGTTTGAAGGGTATGGTTATGTTCCAAGTGGCACAAGCGGGGTTTGTATTATGCAAGTGTTTGGTGGAAGTTCTACTGCGACAACGTCACAGCTTAGAGTATATGATGGTTCGTTAACTTATTATAGATCTCCTGTTTTGTCTGCAAATATCTATAATAGGTGGTTCAGAGTGAATGCTATTCATGATGTTGGTGCTAACAATGTTAAGATATATATTGATGGGGATCTTAAGTATAATGGAGATGGTCGTGGAGCTGGTACTCACTACTTCAAGATTGGGGTTTATGTACAGAATGATCCTTCCGGTTACATGGAGTCTCGTTGGAGGGATATGAAGGTTTTTAAGAAATAG